One Takifugu rubripes chromosome 2, fTakRub1.2, whole genome shotgun sequence genomic region harbors:
- the atg9a gene encoding autophagy-related protein 9A isoform X1: protein MAHIDTEYQRLEASYSDSPPGEENLLMHVPEGAKSQWHHIENLDLFFQRVYNLHQKNGFTCMLLGEIFELVQLLFVVGFTVFLANCVDYDILFANKFVNHVDSSKVTLPDAFLPMDVCSARIRGNAFVIFVLIISGVFWLHRLVKFLYNVCCYWEIRSFYSHALKMTMSELSYATWQEVQARIVEIQKEHQICIHKRELTELDIYHRILRFKNYMVAMVNKSLLPVRFGLPVIGEYVFYTRGLKYNFELIFFWGPGSLFENEWSLKPEYKRGSNRLELADRLASRILWIGIANLLLCPVILVWQILYAFFSYTEVIKREPGSLGARCWSLYGRCYLRHFNELDHELMSRLSKGYKAASKYMNCFLSPLLTVVAKNLAFFAGSLLAVLIALTIYDEDVLAVEHVLTSITLLGVCITVCRSFIPDKNMVFCPEQLLRVILAHIHYMPDHWQGNAHRYETRDQFSQLFQYKAVFILEELLSPVVTPIILIFCLRRKSLEIIDFFRNFTVEVVGVGDTCSFAQMDIRQHGHPAWMSEGKTEASIYQQAEDGKTELSLMHFAITNPQWQPPRETTHFISQLKERVHREATGTSTETHRLSISESEPQSLIANLLGGPSTLESIHFCRDGSLAGHTAAGIIDGASALRSLSPLTNSVQLRGSLSVAHRPAGHNLAMSKTLTGSGTDARTVSSGSSAWEGQLTSLVLSEYASTEMSIHALYIHELHKQQSRGELSRHTWHRQESDESSDSVPDEVRSEPTPHYRNFPRSYTFPVAVPSPSAIPTSASATSSTRCGQEVASSHSSGQRRHSGPSTDSGASGSKVVRVARSPMGGWAEDSQVAPRHHDPVPEGSSEDEMPPHVHKVNTFHCSL from the exons ATGGCGCACATTGACACAGAGTATCAGCGCCTGGAGGCATCCTACAGTGACTCTCCCCCTGGAGAGGAGAACCTGTTGATGCATGTGCCAGAAGGAGCCAAAT CCCAGTGGCACCACATAGAAAATCTGGACCTGTTCTTTCAGAGa GTCTATAATCTGCACCAGAAGAATGGCTTCACCTGCATGCTGCTGGGAGAGATCTTTGAACTGGT TCAGTTGCTCTTTGTGGTTGGCTTCACAGTTTTCCTCGCTAACTGTGTGGATTATGACATCCTTTTTGCCAACAAGTTTGTAAATCATGTTGACTCATCTAAAGTCACGTTGCCTGATGCCTTTTTGCCTATGGATGTCTGCAGTGCTCG GATTCGAGGTAATGCATTTGTGATCTTCGTCCTGATTATCTCTGGAGTGTTTTGGCTGCACCGGCTCGTCAAATTCCTCTACAATGTTTGTTGTTACTGGGAGATCCGGTCATTCTACAGCCATGCACTTAAAATGACCATG TCAGAACTCTCCTATGCCACATGGCAAGAGGTTCAAGCAAGGATCGTGGAGATCCAGAAAGAGCATCAGATCTGTATCCACAAAAGAGAACTGACTGAGCTTGATATTTACCACCGCATCCTGCGCTTTAAAAACTACATG gttgccatggtgaataAATCACTCCTGCCTGTTCGATTTGGACTTCCTGTAATTGGAGAATATGTTTTCTACACCAGGGGTCTCAAATACAACTTTGAGCTCATCTTCTTCTGGGGCCCAG GGTCTCTGTTTGAGAATGAGTGGAGTCTGAAGCCAGAATACAAGCGAGGAAGCAACAGACTGGAGCTGGCAGACAGACTGGCATCCCGAATTCTCTGGATTGGGATTGCTAATCTGTTGCTGTGTCCAGTCATCCTTGTCTGGCAGATCCTTTATGCCTTCTTCAGTTATACGGAA GTGATCAAGCGAGAGCCTGGCTCTCTCGGAGCGAGATGCTGGTCTCTTTATGGTCGATGTTACCTTCGTCATTTTAATGAGTTGGACCATGAACTCATGTCACGCCTCAGCAAAGGCTACAAG gctGCGTCTAAGTATATGAATTGTTTCCTCTCACCATTGTTGACTGTGGTTGCAAAAAATCTTGCATTTTTTGCCGGATCACTGCTGGCTGTCCTCATTGCCCTGACTATCTACGACGAGGACGTTCTTGCGGTGGAACACGTTCTCACATCCATCACACTGCTCGGAGTCTGCATCACAGTCTGCAG ATCATTTATTCCTGATAAGAACATGGTGTTTTGTCCAGAGCAGCTTCTGCGGGTTATCCTGGCTCATATCCACTACATGCCTGACCACTGGCAAGGAAATGCACACAGATATGAGACCCGTGACCAGTTCTCCCAGCTCTTTCAGTACAAAGCG GTTTTTATTCTAGAGGAGCTGCTCAGCCCAGTGGTGACACCGATCATCCTGATCTtctgtctgaggaggaagtCTCTGGAGATTATTGACTTCTTTAGGAACTTCACTGTAGAGGTGGTTGGGGTCGGAGACACGTGTTCCTTTGCCCAGATGGACATTCGGCAGCACGGACACCCTGCG TGGATGTCAGAGGGGAAGACAGAGGCTTCTATTTACCAACAAGCAGAGGACGGCAAGACAGAGTTATCTCTGATGCATTTTGCAATCACCAATCCCCAATGGCAGCCTCCTCGTGAGACGACACACTTTATCAGCCAGCTGAAAGAAAGAGTCCACAGAGAGGCTACAGGGACTTCTACAGAAACACACCGTCTCTCAATATCTGAGTCTGAG CCACAAAGTCTCATTGCAAACCTTCTTGGTGGCCCCTCGACGCTGGAATCAATTCATTTCTGCAGGGACGGCTCTCTGGCCGGTCACACAGCAGCTGGCATAATAGATGGGGCGTCCGCGCTACGCTCTCTATCCCCACTTACCAACAGTGTCCAGCTAAGGGGGAGTCTGAGTGTTGCTCACAGGCCTGCTGGTCACAACTTAGCCATGAGCAAAACACTGACCGGCTCTGG AACGGATGCACGAACTGTAAGCTCGGGCAGCAGTGCATGGGAGGGCCAGCTCACCAGTTTGGTACTTTCAGAGTATGCATCCACTGAGATGAGCATTCATGCACTTTACATACATGAG CTACACAAGCAGCAGTCCCGTGGTGAGCTATCCCGACACACATGGCACAGACAGGAGAGTGATGAAAGCAGTGACAGTGTCCCTGATGAAGTGAGGAGTGAACCCACTCCTCATTACAGGAATTTTCCCCGTTCCTATACTTTCCCCGTGGCGGTTCCAAGCCCTAGTGCCATTCCAACGTCAGCCTCAGCCACCAGCAGTACCAGATGTGGCCAGGAGGTGGCCTCATCACATAGTAGCGGCCAACGGCGCCATAGTGGACCGAGCACAG aCTCTGGTGCGTCTGGGAGCAAAGTAGTGAGGGTGGCACGTTCACcgatgggtggatgggcagaGGACAGCCAAGTGGCACCACGTCACCATGACCCTGTACCAGAGGGAAGCTCAGAGGACGAAATGCCTCCCCATGTCCACAAGGTAAATACGTTTCACTGCAGTTTGTAA
- the atg9a gene encoding autophagy-related protein 9A isoform X2: protein MAHIDTEYQRLEASYSDSPPGEENLLMHVPEGAKSQWHHIENLDLFFQRVYNLHQKNGFTCMLLGEIFELVQLLFVVGFTVFLANCVDYDILFANKFVNHVDSSKVTLPDAFLPMDVCSARIRGNAFVIFVLIISGVFWLHRLVKFLYNVCCYWEIRSFYSHALKMTMSELSYATWQEVQARIVEIQKEHQICIHKRELTELDIYHRILRFKNYMVAMVNKSLLPVRFGLPVIGEYVFYTRGLKYNFELIFFWGPGSLFENEWSLKPEYKRGSNRLELADRLASRILWIGIANLLLCPVILVWQILYAFFSYTEVIKREPGSLGARCWSLYGRCYLRHFNELDHELMSRLSKGYKAASKYMNCFLSPLLTVVAKNLAFFAGSLLAVLIALTIYDEDVLAVEHVLTSITLLGVCITVCRSFIPDKNMVFCPEQLLRVILAHIHYMPDHWQGNAHRYETRDQFSQLFQYKAVFILEELLSPVVTPIILIFCLRRKSLEIIDFFRNFTVEVVGVGDTCSFAQMDIRQHGHPAWMSEGKTEASIYQQAEDGKTELSLMHFAITNPQWQPPRETTHFISQLKERVHREATGTSTETHRLSISESEPQSLIANLLGGPSTLESIHFCRDGSLAGHTAAGIIDGASALRSLSPLTNSVQLRGSLSVAHRPAGHNLAMSKTLTGSGTDARTVSSGSSAWEGQLTSLVLSEYASTEMSIHALYIHELHKQQSRGELSRHTWHRQESDESSDSVPDEVRSEPTPHYRNFPRSYTFPVAVPSPSAIPTSASATSSTRCGQEVASSHSSGQRRHSGPSTDSGASGSKVVRVARSPMGGWAEDSQVAPRHHDPVPEGSSEDEMPPHVHKVN from the exons ATGGCGCACATTGACACAGAGTATCAGCGCCTGGAGGCATCCTACAGTGACTCTCCCCCTGGAGAGGAGAACCTGTTGATGCATGTGCCAGAAGGAGCCAAAT CCCAGTGGCACCACATAGAAAATCTGGACCTGTTCTTTCAGAGa GTCTATAATCTGCACCAGAAGAATGGCTTCACCTGCATGCTGCTGGGAGAGATCTTTGAACTGGT TCAGTTGCTCTTTGTGGTTGGCTTCACAGTTTTCCTCGCTAACTGTGTGGATTATGACATCCTTTTTGCCAACAAGTTTGTAAATCATGTTGACTCATCTAAAGTCACGTTGCCTGATGCCTTTTTGCCTATGGATGTCTGCAGTGCTCG GATTCGAGGTAATGCATTTGTGATCTTCGTCCTGATTATCTCTGGAGTGTTTTGGCTGCACCGGCTCGTCAAATTCCTCTACAATGTTTGTTGTTACTGGGAGATCCGGTCATTCTACAGCCATGCACTTAAAATGACCATG TCAGAACTCTCCTATGCCACATGGCAAGAGGTTCAAGCAAGGATCGTGGAGATCCAGAAAGAGCATCAGATCTGTATCCACAAAAGAGAACTGACTGAGCTTGATATTTACCACCGCATCCTGCGCTTTAAAAACTACATG gttgccatggtgaataAATCACTCCTGCCTGTTCGATTTGGACTTCCTGTAATTGGAGAATATGTTTTCTACACCAGGGGTCTCAAATACAACTTTGAGCTCATCTTCTTCTGGGGCCCAG GGTCTCTGTTTGAGAATGAGTGGAGTCTGAAGCCAGAATACAAGCGAGGAAGCAACAGACTGGAGCTGGCAGACAGACTGGCATCCCGAATTCTCTGGATTGGGATTGCTAATCTGTTGCTGTGTCCAGTCATCCTTGTCTGGCAGATCCTTTATGCCTTCTTCAGTTATACGGAA GTGATCAAGCGAGAGCCTGGCTCTCTCGGAGCGAGATGCTGGTCTCTTTATGGTCGATGTTACCTTCGTCATTTTAATGAGTTGGACCATGAACTCATGTCACGCCTCAGCAAAGGCTACAAG gctGCGTCTAAGTATATGAATTGTTTCCTCTCACCATTGTTGACTGTGGTTGCAAAAAATCTTGCATTTTTTGCCGGATCACTGCTGGCTGTCCTCATTGCCCTGACTATCTACGACGAGGACGTTCTTGCGGTGGAACACGTTCTCACATCCATCACACTGCTCGGAGTCTGCATCACAGTCTGCAG ATCATTTATTCCTGATAAGAACATGGTGTTTTGTCCAGAGCAGCTTCTGCGGGTTATCCTGGCTCATATCCACTACATGCCTGACCACTGGCAAGGAAATGCACACAGATATGAGACCCGTGACCAGTTCTCCCAGCTCTTTCAGTACAAAGCG GTTTTTATTCTAGAGGAGCTGCTCAGCCCAGTGGTGACACCGATCATCCTGATCTtctgtctgaggaggaagtCTCTGGAGATTATTGACTTCTTTAGGAACTTCACTGTAGAGGTGGTTGGGGTCGGAGACACGTGTTCCTTTGCCCAGATGGACATTCGGCAGCACGGACACCCTGCG TGGATGTCAGAGGGGAAGACAGAGGCTTCTATTTACCAACAAGCAGAGGACGGCAAGACAGAGTTATCTCTGATGCATTTTGCAATCACCAATCCCCAATGGCAGCCTCCTCGTGAGACGACACACTTTATCAGCCAGCTGAAAGAAAGAGTCCACAGAGAGGCTACAGGGACTTCTACAGAAACACACCGTCTCTCAATATCTGAGTCTGAG CCACAAAGTCTCATTGCAAACCTTCTTGGTGGCCCCTCGACGCTGGAATCAATTCATTTCTGCAGGGACGGCTCTCTGGCCGGTCACACAGCAGCTGGCATAATAGATGGGGCGTCCGCGCTACGCTCTCTATCCCCACTTACCAACAGTGTCCAGCTAAGGGGGAGTCTGAGTGTTGCTCACAGGCCTGCTGGTCACAACTTAGCCATGAGCAAAACACTGACCGGCTCTGG AACGGATGCACGAACTGTAAGCTCGGGCAGCAGTGCATGGGAGGGCCAGCTCACCAGTTTGGTACTTTCAGAGTATGCATCCACTGAGATGAGCATTCATGCACTTTACATACATGAG CTACACAAGCAGCAGTCCCGTGGTGAGCTATCCCGACACACATGGCACAGACAGGAGAGTGATGAAAGCAGTGACAGTGTCCCTGATGAAGTGAGGAGTGAACCCACTCCTCATTACAGGAATTTTCCCCGTTCCTATACTTTCCCCGTGGCGGTTCCAAGCCCTAGTGCCATTCCAACGTCAGCCTCAGCCACCAGCAGTACCAGATGTGGCCAGGAGGTGGCCTCATCACATAGTAGCGGCCAACGGCGCCATAGTGGACCGAGCACAG aCTCTGGTGCGTCTGGGAGCAAAGTAGTGAGGGTGGCACGTTCACcgatgggtggatgggcagaGGACAGCCAAGTGGCACCACGTCACCATGACCCTGTACCAGAGGGAAGCTCAGAGGACGAAATGCCTCCCCATGTCCACAAG gtTAACTAA
- the atg9a gene encoding autophagy-related protein 9A, protein MAHIDTEYQRLEASYSDSPPGEENLLMHVPEGAKSQWHHIENLDLFFQIYNLHQKNGFTCMLLGEIFELVYLLFVVGFTVFLANCVDYDILFANKFVNHVDSSKVTLPDAFLPMDVCSARIRGNAFVIFVLIISGVFWLHRLVKFLYNVCCYWEIRSFYSHALKMTMVRQKYATWQEVQARIVEIQKEHQICIHKRELTELDIYHRILRFKNYMVVAMVNKSLLPVRFGLPVIGEYVFYTRGLKYNFELIFFWGPGSLFENEWSLKPEYKRGSNRLELADRLASRILWIGIANLLLCPVILVWQILYAFFSYTEVIKREPGSLGARCWSLYGRCYLRHFNELDHELMSRLSKGYKAASKYMNCFLSPLLTVVAKNLAFFAGSLLAVLIALTIYDEDVLAVEHVLTSITLLGVCITVCRSFIPDKNMVFCPEQLLRVILAHIHYMPDHWQGNAHRYETRDQFSQLFQYKAVSVFILEELLSPVVTPIILIFCLRRKSLEIIDFFRNFTVEVVGVGDTCSFAQMDIRQHGHPAWMSEGKTEASIYQQAEDGKTELSLMHFAITNPQWQPPRETTHFISQLKERVHREATGTSTETHRLSISESEPQSLIANLLGGPSTLESIHFCRDGSLAGHTAAGIIDGASALRSLSPLTNSVQLRGSLSVAHRPAGHNLAMSKTLTGSGTDARTVSSGSSAWEGQLTSLVLSEYASTEMSIHALYIHELHKQQSRGELSRHTWHRQESDESSDSVPDEVRSEPTPHYRNFPRSYTFPVAVPSPSAIPTSASATSSTRCGQEVASSHNSGASGSKVVRVARSPMGGWAEDSQVAPRHHDPVPEGSSEDEMPPHVHKVNTFHCSL, encoded by the exons ATGGCGCACATTGACACAGAGTATCAGCGCCTGGAGGCATCCTACAGTGACTCTCCCCCTGGAGAGGAGAACCTGTTGATGCATGTGCCAGAAGGAGCCAAAT CCCAGTGGCACCACATAGAAAATCTGGACCTGTTCTTTCAGA TCTATAATCTGCACCAGAAGAATGGCTTCACCTGCATGCTGCTGGGAGAGATCTTTGAACTGGTGTAT TTGCTCTTTGTGGTTGGCTTCACAGTTTTCCTCGCTAACTGTGTGGATTATGACATCCTTTTTGCCAACAAGTTTGTAAATCATGTTGACTCATCTAAAGTCACGTTGCCTGATGCCTTTTTGCCTATGGATGTCTGCAGTGCTCG GATTCGAGGTAATGCATTTGTGATCTTCGTCCTGATTATCTCTGGAGTGTTTTGGCTGCACCGGCTCGTCAAATTCCTCTACAATGTTTGTTGTTACTGGGAGATCCGGTCATTCTACAGCCATGCACTTAAAATGACCATGGTGAGGCAGAAA TATGCCACATGGCAAGAGGTTCAAGCAAGGATCGTGGAGATCCAGAAAGAGCATCAGATCTGTATCCACAAAAGAGAACTGACTGAGCTTGATATTTACCACCGCATCCTGCGCTTTAAAAACTACATGGTA gttgccatggtgaataAATCACTCCTGCCTGTTCGATTTGGACTTCCTGTAATTGGAGAATATGTTTTCTACACCAGGGGTCTCAAATACAACTTTGAGCTCATCTTCTTCTGGGGCCCAG GGTCTCTGTTTGAGAATGAGTGGAGTCTGAAGCCAGAATACAAGCGAGGAAGCAACAGACTGGAGCTGGCAGACAGACTGGCATCCCGAATTCTCTGGATTGGGATTGCTAATCTGTTGCTGTGTCCAGTCATCCTTGTCTGGCAGATCCTTTATGCCTTCTTCAGTTATACGGAA GTGATCAAGCGAGAGCCTGGCTCTCTCGGAGCGAGATGCTGGTCTCTTTATGGTCGATGTTACCTTCGTCATTTTAATGAGTTGGACCATGAACTCATGTCACGCCTCAGCAAAGGCTACAAG gctGCGTCTAAGTATATGAATTGTTTCCTCTCACCATTGTTGACTGTGGTTGCAAAAAATCTTGCATTTTTTGCCGGATCACTGCTGGCTGTCCTCATTGCCCTGACTATCTACGACGAGGACGTTCTTGCGGTGGAACACGTTCTCACATCCATCACACTGCTCGGAGTCTGCATCACAGTCTGCAG ATCATTTATTCCTGATAAGAACATGGTGTTTTGTCCAGAGCAGCTTCTGCGGGTTATCCTGGCTCATATCCACTACATGCCTGACCACTGGCAAGGAAATGCACACAGATATGAGACCCGTGACCAGTTCTCCCAGCTCTTTCAGTACAAAGCGGTAAGT GTTTTTATTCTAGAGGAGCTGCTCAGCCCAGTGGTGACACCGATCATCCTGATCTtctgtctgaggaggaagtCTCTGGAGATTATTGACTTCTTTAGGAACTTCACTGTAGAGGTGGTTGGGGTCGGAGACACGTGTTCCTTTGCCCAGATGGACATTCGGCAGCACGGACACCCTGCG TGGATGTCAGAGGGGAAGACAGAGGCTTCTATTTACCAACAAGCAGAGGACGGCAAGACAGAGTTATCTCTGATGCATTTTGCAATCACCAATCCCCAATGGCAGCCTCCTCGTGAGACGACACACTTTATCAGCCAGCTGAAAGAAAGAGTCCACAGAGAGGCTACAGGGACTTCTACAGAAACACACCGTCTCTCAATATCTGAGTCTGAG CCACAAAGTCTCATTGCAAACCTTCTTGGTGGCCCCTCGACGCTGGAATCAATTCATTTCTGCAGGGACGGCTCTCTGGCCGGTCACACAGCAGCTGGCATAATAGATGGGGCGTCCGCGCTACGCTCTCTATCCCCACTTACCAACAGTGTCCAGCTAAGGGGGAGTCTGAGTGTTGCTCACAGGCCTGCTGGTCACAACTTAGCCATGAGCAAAACACTGACCGGCTCTGG AACGGATGCACGAACTGTAAGCTCGGGCAGCAGTGCATGGGAGGGCCAGCTCACCAGTTTGGTACTTTCAGAGTATGCATCCACTGAGATGAGCATTCATGCACTTTACATACATGAG CTACACAAGCAGCAGTCCCGTGGTGAGCTATCCCGACACACATGGCACAGACAGGAGAGTGATGAAAGCAGTGACAGTGTCCCTGATGAAGTGAGGAGTGAACCCACTCCTCATTACAGGAATTTTCCCCGTTCCTATACTTTCCCCGTGGCGGTTCCAAGCCCTAGTGCCATTCCAACGTCAGCCTCAGCCACCAGCAGTACCAGATGTGGCCAGGAGGTGGCCTCATCACATA aCTCTGGTGCGTCTGGGAGCAAAGTAGTGAGGGTGGCACGTTCACcgatgggtggatgggcagaGGACAGCCAAGTGGCACCACGTCACCATGACCCTGTACCAGAGGGAAGCTCAGAGGACGAAATGCCTCCCCATGTCCACAAGGTAAATACGTTTCACTGCAGTTTGTAA